The following are from one region of the Verrucomicrobiota bacterium genome:
- a CDS encoding VOC family protein, which yields MALTPFHIAVAVRDIAETRDFYGNKLGFSEGRSAENWVDFNMFGHQFVTHLNPDLGPEGKVPALYNPVDNHGVPIPHCGVIMQFDDWERFAKKLEGVITEYIIEPYIRFKGLPGEQGTLFFADPSGNALEFKGFRDIESELFKA from the coding sequence ATGGCACTCACTCCTTTCCACATCGCCGTTGCCGTGCGCGACATTGCTGAAACCCGTGACTTTTACGGAAACAAACTTGGATTCTCCGAAGGACGCAGCGCAGAGAACTGGGTAGACTTCAACATGTTCGGTCACCAGTTTGTTACACACCTGAATCCAGATCTTGGACCAGAAGGGAAAGTCCCGGCTCTCTACAATCCGGTCGACAATCATGGAGTACCGATTCCCCATTGTGGAGTCATCATGCAGTTCGACGATTGGGAGCGTTTCGCCAAGAAACTTGAAGGGGTAATAACTGAATACATCATCGAGCCCTACATTCGGTTCAAAGGATTGCCAGGTGAACAAGGTACCCTTTTCTTCGCCGATCCTTCTGGCAACGCGCTCGAGTTTAAAGGTTTCCGCGATATCGAGTCAGAGTTGTTTAAAGCCTGA
- a CDS encoding Ig-like domain-containing protein: MPIVAQDQEFRVQSIELNENGVLALEFPSEAESYYLLKRGQTVDVLDSAVAAQLGINGTGFLSDSEFASPGKTFYVVQKIPISDPLDTDGDGIDDVFELGFPNFLSPVNPFDAPLDFDQDTVSNLKEYQDGTNPSLPPARIFEMTPTEGEEMVNVTRNAVLRFNQEMDPESIDENSFYLQQNQTRIEGTVEVSSTKRFATFFPKNPFPSSTQIKVIVDGNLIHGLSGDSLDADGNGTPGGINQTVFRTLPSTRIPGTNVWGYVKDSFTEEPIKGVTIFVNAFPAASATTDSNGRFELVDMPIPEFFVHIVGGTADNTPNGFTYPNVGKSFHSFPGQSIQISMDGDPFDIYLPLMSLGDVETLSETETTEVGFGTEGKSVLTNLFPGIDPSMWDGVCVEIAPGSARDDIGNTFTQASIIPVPPDRIPAPLPQELAMPLVISIQTFGATRFDVPAAVRFPNLPDPLTGEVLLPGAKSGLWSFNHDAGRWELQGSMTVSEDGMHLISDPGVGILAPGWHGINNGNSGDDGGASDDDGPCETEEKQMQQAALQCMRGAAINLLKLSPGIGCAVSVATSAADFAVGCDIDPSGCNAKGATKAAVGAAIGCIPGIGLVKNLLKSNGIAENLAKLAVCKSGGASSGFPTNLSDPGYQLFEDSYIQLFQDQIDLMERTQDLNMAVTGDLEWWAVPVEELDTLESWMVSIDEAMFTESPGGAVITGAEATALKALPRPSNLTEAHLDAFIDRLNRFSTGGMTDQEQSTLVQAATSLQDLTELLEASGWETTYDGFVRGMAALSGEISVQISPNSANGGLGTLSTHNGEHMPQIKASPLYFKLTDVYSGFTRRGRLNGQGKFDGVILAANTFYVVEYADPDTLEVGTAAFESPEAGSSVKIPAVFLTESDEPDSDLDGLPNDVEETVGTDPLDPDTDGDGINDGEELQQGQNPLNGLSLPVGTLATIPLSDNPFGIDTDSEHAYVATNRSGLAIIDISDPLLPILESELDLPGVNLNVAISPSAQVAAVTADRHFLFDEPGAIHFVDISDTTNPNLLRSLHIEAQSVIHEDGIFYVLVGAQTTNEIHMFDASSLDPIGLISTEGNISGMLTYKNMIFAAVDDNLVIYDLNDPTFPTISSTPFPGNKVTISGIGWQILAENDVLYVGTNDGYETMDITDPAFPQLITAAAGTHPFRA; encoded by the coding sequence ATGCCAATAGTAGCCCAGGATCAGGAATTCCGGGTCCAATCCATCGAGTTAAATGAAAACGGTGTCCTGGCATTGGAATTTCCTTCAGAGGCAGAATCCTATTACTTACTGAAGCGCGGCCAAACGGTCGACGTTCTGGATTCTGCGGTGGCGGCTCAACTCGGGATCAACGGTACGGGTTTCTTATCTGATAGTGAATTTGCGAGTCCCGGAAAGACGTTCTATGTGGTTCAAAAAATTCCGATCAGCGACCCTCTGGATACGGATGGAGACGGCATCGACGACGTGTTCGAGCTGGGATTTCCAAATTTCCTCAGTCCGGTGAATCCTTTCGATGCGCCTTTGGATTTTGATCAGGATACGGTCAGCAACCTCAAGGAATATCAGGATGGCACAAATCCCTCACTGCCACCCGCTCGTATTTTCGAAATGACCCCCACTGAGGGTGAAGAGATGGTCAATGTAACTCGAAATGCGGTATTGCGGTTCAACCAGGAAATGGATCCTGAATCCATTGATGAAAACTCCTTTTATTTGCAACAAAACCAGACGCGTATTGAGGGAACTGTCGAGGTAAGCAGCACCAAACGATTTGCTACTTTTTTTCCAAAAAACCCCTTCCCTTCATCCACCCAAATTAAAGTCATTGTGGATGGTAATCTGATCCATGGTCTCAGCGGCGATTCATTGGATGCAGATGGAAACGGAACTCCAGGCGGCATCAATCAAACCGTGTTCCGTACGCTCCCTTCAACACGTATTCCAGGAACGAATGTATGGGGATACGTTAAAGATTCCTTTACCGAAGAACCCATTAAAGGAGTAACCATCTTTGTGAACGCTTTTCCTGCTGCGTCAGCCACCACCGATAGTAACGGTCGATTCGAGTTGGTTGATATGCCCATCCCGGAATTCTTTGTCCACATCGTAGGAGGAACGGCCGACAATACGCCTAACGGATTCACTTATCCCAATGTAGGAAAATCTTTCCACAGCTTTCCGGGGCAATCGATTCAAATCTCCATGGACGGAGATCCGTTCGATATTTACCTGCCCCTCATGTCTCTGGGCGACGTTGAAACTCTGTCGGAAACTGAGACGACCGAAGTGGGTTTTGGTACTGAGGGCAAAAGTGTGCTCACCAACCTTTTCCCAGGGATCGATCCATCCATGTGGGACGGGGTCTGTGTGGAAATCGCCCCTGGCTCCGCCCGGGATGACATCGGTAACACCTTCACCCAGGCCTCCATCATTCCTGTACCGCCTGACAGGATACCAGCTCCCTTGCCTCAAGAGTTAGCAATGCCTCTAGTAATCTCTATACAGACATTTGGTGCAACCCGATTTGATGTTCCAGCTGCCGTGCGGTTTCCTAACTTACCCGACCCGTTGACCGGTGAAGTGCTGCTACCAGGTGCCAAAAGTGGACTGTGGAGTTTCAACCACGATGCAGGCCGCTGGGAGCTTCAAGGTAGCATGACAGTTTCCGAAGATGGTATGCACTTAATCAGTGATCCAGGAGTCGGCATTCTCGCGCCTGGCTGGCACGGCATCAACAATGGCAATTCGGGTGATGACGGAGGGGCGAGCGATGACGATGGTCCGTGTGAAACCGAAGAGAAACAAATGCAGCAAGCTGCCCTACAATGTATGAGAGGTGCCGCAATCAACCTCTTGAAGCTGAGTCCAGGTATTGGTTGCGCCGTCAGCGTTGCTACATCTGCGGCCGACTTTGCTGTGGGATGCGACATCGATCCTAGCGGGTGTAATGCCAAAGGTGCTACGAAGGCCGCCGTAGGAGCTGCCATCGGATGCATCCCAGGCATTGGACTAGTAAAAAACCTACTCAAGTCCAACGGCATTGCTGAAAATCTGGCCAAACTGGCAGTGTGCAAAAGCGGTGGGGCATCATCCGGTTTTCCTACAAATTTATCCGACCCCGGTTATCAACTTTTCGAGGATTCCTACATTCAGCTGTTTCAAGACCAAATCGATCTGATGGAAAGAACCCAAGACCTCAATATGGCCGTCACTGGTGATCTAGAATGGTGGGCAGTACCAGTTGAGGAGCTTGACACCCTGGAATCATGGATGGTGTCAATCGATGAGGCCATGTTCACGGAGAGCCCCGGTGGCGCTGTAATCACTGGCGCAGAAGCGACTGCGTTGAAAGCGCTACCTCGTCCATCCAATTTAACCGAAGCTCATTTAGACGCATTCATTGACCGCTTGAATCGATTTTCCACTGGAGGAATGACGGATCAAGAACAGTCAACATTAGTACAAGCTGCTACCTCTCTCCAAGACCTTACGGAACTGCTAGAAGCCAGTGGATGGGAAACCACCTATGATGGTTTTGTTCGTGGCATGGCTGCTCTCAGCGGAGAAATCAGTGTTCAAATATCACCGAACAGTGCTAATGGCGGACTGGGAACTCTTAGTACACACAACGGGGAGCACATGCCACAAATAAAAGCATCTCCGCTCTATTTCAAACTGACGGATGTGTATTCCGGCTTCACTCGGCGCGGACGATTGAATGGCCAAGGAAAATTTGATGGTGTAATACTTGCCGCCAATACTTTCTATGTCGTCGAATACGCGGATCCTGACACACTGGAAGTCGGCACGGCTGCCTTTGAATCACCAGAGGCCGGAAGCTCCGTAAAAATCCCAGCAGTGTTCCTGACCGAGTCGGACGAACCGGACTCCGACCTGGATGGCCTGCCGAACGACGTTGAAGAGACAGTCGGAACCGACCCACTCGATCCGGACACCGATGGAGACGGTATCAACGATGGAGAGGAATTGCAGCAAGGCCAGAACCCGCTTAACGGACTTTCCCTTCCGGTAGGAACGTTGGCTACCATCCCCTTATCCGACAATCCATTTGGAATCGATACCGATTCAGAGCATGCATACGTGGCGACGAATAGATCCGGTCTGGCGATCATCGATATCAGTGATCCGCTTCTACCAATTCTTGAAAGCGAATTGGATCTTCCCGGTGTTAATTTAAATGTTGCAATAAGCCCATCTGCTCAGGTTGCTGCAGTGACCGCCGATCGACACTTTCTATTCGACGAACCAGGGGCCATTCATTTTGTGGACATTTCGGATACCACAAATCCGAACCTTCTGAGAAGCCTGCATATTGAAGCACAATCCGTTATCCATGAGGATGGGATCTTTTATGTCTTGGTGGGAGCGCAAACCACAAACGAGATTCATATGTTCGATGCTTCTTCACTCGACCCAATCGGTCTTATTTCAACTGAAGGCAATATATCGGGAATGCTCACATACAAAAATATGATATTTGCGGCAGTGGACGATAACCTGGTAATATACGATTTGAACGACCCCACGTTCCCAACGATTTCTTCAACTCCATTTCCCGGGAACAAGGTCACGATCAGTGGCATCGGCTGGCAAATCCTCGCAGAAAATGATGTTTTGTATGTCGGAACGAATGACGGTTACGAAACAATGGATATCACAGAC
- a CDS encoding DUF4350 domain-containing protein, with translation MSLISFSRPTAIMLVSILFGAGLAFAQQVPDLNYNPEIKSPAYEKGKGPLVGIDEAHTNFHTATGRYAPFANLIMRDGYRVARVKKAFSDAELKNLDILVIANPIHQSNDRNWKLPTPSAYTEDEIAAVEKWVKEGGSLFLIADHMPFPGGAGKLAEAFGFKFSNGFAYLGNSLGSKPDEYKPGSGLIDCAVTQGRSKSERITKMVTFTGSAFQAPEEAIEVLVFPKKSVSKEPKEAWKFVSGTKEVDISGWSQGAIMKVGEGRIAVFGEAASFTAQRAGPQRRPMGMASPDAPQNFQMALNIMHWLSDLEGMPQ, from the coding sequence GTGTCTCTAATTAGTTTCTCCCGGCCGACAGCAATTATGCTTGTTAGTATTCTTTTTGGCGCTGGTCTCGCTTTTGCTCAACAAGTGCCGGATCTGAATTACAATCCGGAAATAAAAAGCCCTGCTTATGAAAAAGGAAAGGGTCCGCTGGTGGGGATTGATGAAGCGCATACCAATTTTCACACAGCAACAGGTCGGTACGCACCCTTTGCGAATCTAATCATGCGTGACGGGTATCGAGTGGCTCGGGTTAAAAAGGCTTTTTCAGATGCCGAGCTTAAGAATCTCGATATACTTGTAATCGCGAATCCCATTCACCAAAGTAACGACCGAAACTGGAAGCTTCCCACGCCGTCGGCTTATACGGAAGATGAAATTGCTGCGGTTGAAAAATGGGTGAAAGAAGGAGGGTCGTTGTTTCTTATTGCCGACCACATGCCCTTTCCCGGCGGAGCTGGAAAGTTGGCTGAAGCGTTTGGGTTTAAATTCAGCAACGGATTTGCTTATCTGGGAAATAGTCTTGGTTCTAAGCCAGATGAATACAAACCGGGTTCGGGATTGATAGATTGCGCTGTTACCCAAGGAAGAAGCAAAAGTGAACGCATAACTAAGATGGTTACTTTTACTGGTTCTGCTTTTCAAGCTCCAGAGGAAGCCATTGAGGTCCTTGTTTTCCCCAAGAAATCAGTTTCAAAAGAACCGAAGGAAGCCTGGAAGTTTGTTAGTGGTACCAAAGAGGTAGATATATCAGGCTGGTCGCAAGGGGCCATAATGAAAGTCGGAGAGGGGCGTATCGCAGTATTTGGTGAAGCCGCCTCGTTCACTGCACAGCGGGCGGGACCACAACGCCGGCCAATGGGCATGGCATCCCCAGATGCCCCACAAAATTTTCAAATGGCGCTTAATATCATGCATTGGCTAAGTGACTTGGAAGGGATGCCACAGTGA
- a CDS encoding CehA/McbA family metallohydrolase, which produces MPSARLAIFLVLQISFSFSICTAHPGVHGTQRIAPNNQTVPLDVGTVPVIPEDQRVILKARVVNAHSGVPVPHRVRITDSQDRYYPPMGHTELGELEGHVDNATLEPDLVNRGNRSWAMIEDGTFTVHLRAIDGYSLRFFHGFEYEQPTIALNLSGQAGQTIVRTFKLKQGIDMQARGWMNADSHVHSLSPEGALRQMEIEDVDYTNLMFIGPEHPLYTRGLVTGKPNPVSTKDRIVYVSQEVRDMEQGHMTLMGMKDPIEPVLVYTGTGKTEPTPLPNEPLNWQVTQRMHDQDGLAFHAHFLFWPGHGSAVGGALNLLDGLEWTSTDIVNNNRRTRQGLVIPGYETKPTGTDSGKLYYRMLNCGVRLPLIGGTDKMSAARPIGSVARTYASVDEWSHDGLMNAIREGNTFVTNGPLLSLSANRKPIGGDLQFSGDGPFTVEVTGSCFTQRPINYLQIIQDGEVVYEVRNEDFQQRTRIEYPLRFEKSGWVALRAGHDTPDPEDWWGYTMAAHTSPIYVTVNSQPPANKDDASYLLARLDTTLRWAETEAIWSNPETRKTAIDSFQKARSFYRKAQDRTNN; this is translated from the coding sequence ATGCCATCCGCTCGCCTAGCCATATTTTTAGTACTGCAAATTAGTTTCTCATTTTCTATCTGCACAGCACACCCCGGAGTCCACGGAACTCAGAGAATAGCTCCCAATAATCAAACCGTTCCGCTTGATGTTGGTACGGTACCCGTAATCCCCGAGGATCAACGGGTGATACTGAAAGCTCGGGTTGTAAATGCCCATTCCGGGGTGCCGGTTCCCCACCGGGTTCGCATCACAGATTCGCAAGACAGGTATTATCCGCCTATGGGCCACACGGAACTCGGCGAGCTTGAAGGACATGTAGACAATGCCACTCTGGAGCCAGATTTGGTAAATCGCGGCAACCGATCCTGGGCCATGATCGAAGATGGAACATTCACGGTTCACCTTCGTGCGATCGACGGCTACTCATTACGTTTCTTTCATGGATTTGAGTATGAACAGCCAACCATTGCACTGAATTTGAGCGGCCAGGCTGGCCAAACGATTGTCCGCACTTTCAAGCTCAAACAAGGTATCGACATGCAAGCTCGCGGTTGGATGAACGCCGATTCGCATGTGCACTCGCTTTCCCCGGAAGGAGCACTTCGGCAAATGGAAATCGAAGATGTGGATTACACCAATCTCATGTTTATTGGGCCAGAACATCCGCTTTATACTCGAGGATTGGTAACGGGAAAGCCGAACCCCGTTTCGACCAAGGATCGCATCGTCTATGTGTCCCAGGAAGTCCGCGACATGGAACAAGGGCACATGACCTTGATGGGGATGAAAGATCCAATCGAACCCGTCCTTGTTTATACCGGCACAGGAAAAACGGAACCTACTCCTCTACCGAATGAACCACTCAACTGGCAGGTCACGCAGCGCATGCACGATCAAGACGGCCTCGCCTTCCATGCCCACTTTTTATTCTGGCCAGGTCATGGATCCGCCGTTGGCGGGGCGCTCAACTTGCTCGACGGACTCGAGTGGACCAGCACAGACATCGTGAACAACAATCGACGTACTCGACAAGGGCTCGTCATTCCCGGTTACGAAACAAAACCTACCGGCACTGACTCAGGAAAATTGTATTACCGTATGCTTAACTGCGGGGTTCGCCTTCCTCTCATTGGAGGGACCGATAAAATGTCGGCCGCACGTCCTATTGGATCGGTTGCAAGAACCTACGCCAGCGTGGACGAATGGTCGCACGACGGATTAATGAATGCCATCCGCGAAGGGAACACCTTTGTAACCAACGGTCCCCTACTCTCGCTTTCAGCAAACCGAAAACCCATCGGCGGCGACCTGCAGTTTTCAGGTGATGGCCCTTTTACCGTCGAAGTGACAGGCAGCTGTTTTACTCAACGCCCCATCAACTACCTCCAAATCATTCAAGACGGAGAAGTGGTTTATGAAGTTCGCAACGAAGACTTTCAACAACGCACACGAATCGAATATCCACTTCGCTTTGAAAAATCCGGCTGGGTTGCTCTACGAGCCGGTCACGATACACCCGACCCCGAGGATTGGTGGGGCTATACCATGGCTGCCCATACCAGTCCGATTTATGTGACCGTGAATAGCCAACCACCAGCAAACAAAGACGACGCATCCTACCTGTTAGCCCGATTGGACACCACGCTCAGGTGGGCCGAAACGGAAGCTATTTGGTCCAATCCAGAGACCAGGAAAACGGCAATCGACTCCTTCCAAAAAGCCCGCTCCTTTTATAGGAAGGCCCAGGACCGGACAAATAATTGA
- a CDS encoding sialidase family protein: MFFPNQHLRFVFICTLFVSIWGTISGSSPQIPFIDLASDYYRQVLVDREEGQYLGHPSTCLLDDGRTILTVYPKGHGKGGLVYKRSIDGGLTWSERLATPESWATSREVPTLHRVTDAAGKKRIILFSGLYPIRMAVTEDDGENWSELNPIGDFGGIVTMGCYFSIRNKPGHYTCLFHDDGRFIRENSKRQDPAVMTLYKTSSTDGGLTWGQPETIFSSAEIHLCEPGVIRSPDSKQLAVLLRENRRVKNSHIIFSNDEGKTWSEPRELPITLTGDRHTGKYGPDGRLFISFRGVTPTKGFKFQDSQEEAGKMPTNGDWAGWVGTWDDLVNGTPGQYVVRLMDNKKGYDTTYPGVEVLPDGTFVIVTYGHWTEHEEPYIMCVRFKLNELDAKVSHSTEVQLSSNFKTLNP, from the coding sequence GTGTTCTTCCCCAATCAACATCTTCGGTTTGTCTTCATCTGTACTCTTTTCGTTTCGATTTGGGGAACAATCTCGGGTTCTTCTCCCCAAATTCCCTTCATCGATCTGGCGTCGGACTATTATCGCCAGGTACTGGTTGATCGTGAAGAGGGACAATATCTTGGGCATCCGAGTACTTGCCTGCTTGACGATGGTAGAACGATTCTCACCGTTTACCCCAAAGGGCATGGTAAAGGTGGTCTTGTTTATAAACGTTCGATCGATGGTGGATTAACTTGGTCGGAGCGCTTGGCGACCCCTGAGTCCTGGGCTACTTCTCGGGAAGTTCCGACGCTTCATCGAGTGACCGATGCGGCCGGCAAAAAACGCATTATCCTGTTTTCCGGGTTGTATCCGATTCGGATGGCGGTGACTGAGGATGATGGGGAAAACTGGTCGGAGTTAAACCCGATTGGTGATTTCGGCGGCATCGTAACGATGGGTTGTTATTTTTCGATCAGGAATAAGCCCGGCCACTACACCTGCCTGTTCCACGACGATGGTCGTTTCATCCGCGAGAATAGCAAGCGGCAGGACCCTGCAGTTATGACTTTGTATAAAACGTCTTCCACCGATGGTGGCCTGACCTGGGGGCAGCCGGAAACTATTTTTAGCTCTGCCGAGATTCATCTTTGTGAACCTGGGGTGATTCGGTCGCCCGATAGCAAACAATTAGCTGTTTTGCTGCGTGAGAATCGACGGGTAAAGAACTCGCACATCATCTTCTCCAACGACGAAGGCAAGACCTGGTCCGAACCTCGGGAGTTACCGATCACGCTGACTGGGGATCGGCACACCGGGAAATATGGTCCCGATGGTCGGCTCTTTATTTCTTTCCGCGGCGTAACACCCACCAAGGGCTTTAAATTTCAGGACAGTCAGGAAGAAGCTGGAAAGATGCCGACGAATGGTGACTGGGCCGGTTGGGTCGGTACCTGGGACGATCTCGTCAACGGAACACCCGGTCAGTACGTGGTTCGCCTTATGGACAATAAGAAAGGCTACGACACCACCTATCCGGGAGTCGAAGTATTGCCCGATGGAACTTTTGTTATTGTGACCTATGGTCACTGGACTGAACATGAAGAACCGTACATTATGTGTGTGCGTTTTAAGCTAAATGAGCTTGATGCCAAGGTGAGTCATTCCACTGAAGTTCAATTGAGCTCCAATTTTAAAACCCTTAATCCATAG